A part of Planococcus sp. MB-3u-03 genomic DNA contains:
- a CDS encoding lytic transglycosylase domain-containing protein yields the protein MKQKKRKKPSLLLRFLFLLMLFPAAIVAFTLVAVVAYSYYGDTVKETVQKGQDRVFEVPFPEDNITLYQEAADRYEIPWTLLAAHHRIETKFSTMDPLLSPVGAEGHMQFMPCTFVGWSHPTCSGQGQGEIPEADKTDPEVIAKYGGYGVDADGDGVADPYDLEDALHSAANYLAQNGAAEGDLERAIYRYNHSDEYVEDILHYYGRFEEQYNNS from the coding sequence ATGAAACAGAAAAAACGAAAAAAACCTTCGCTTCTTTTGAGGTTCCTCTTTTTATTGATGCTATTTCCTGCGGCGATCGTAGCTTTCACGCTTGTCGCGGTGGTGGCGTATTCCTATTACGGCGATACAGTGAAGGAAACGGTGCAAAAAGGGCAGGACCGCGTATTTGAAGTGCCGTTTCCGGAAGATAATATTACGCTCTACCAGGAAGCGGCAGACCGTTACGAAATTCCTTGGACATTATTGGCCGCACACCACCGAATTGAAACGAAATTCTCGACGATGGATCCGTTGTTGTCGCCGGTCGGGGCAGAAGGGCATATGCAGTTCATGCCCTGCACGTTCGTGGGCTGGAGCCACCCGACCTGTTCTGGACAGGGGCAAGGTGAAATACCGGAAGCGGACAAGACCGACCCGGAAGTCATCGCGAAATACGGGGGATACGGGGTGGATGCCGACGGCGACGGCGTAGCCGACCCGTATGACCTGGAAGATGCCCTCCACAGCGCCGCCAATTATCTGGCGCAAAACGGTGCGGCAGAAGGGGATTTGGAGCGGGCGATTTACCGCTACAACCATAGCGATGAATACGTGGAAGACATCCTTCATTATTACGGGCGTTTTGAAGAACAATATAATAATTCATAA
- a CDS encoding YvrJ family protein yields MQWIQELGFPIFVSFYLMHRVEGKLVAIHDALIMMKTP; encoded by the coding sequence ATGCAATGGATACAGGAACTCGGATTTCCGATATTCGTTTCGTTTTACCTGATGCACCGCGTGGAAGGTAAGCTTGTCGCGATCCATGACGCGCTCATTATGATGAAGACGCCGTAA
- a CDS encoding GlsB/YeaQ/YmgE family stress response membrane protein, producing the protein MGIILYLIMGGIIGWLAGLILGKDIPGGIIGNIIAGIIGAWLGGMLLGDMGPVIWDVAIIPALIGALIFVFVLSLILGSMNKGRKRA; encoded by the coding sequence ATGGGAATCATTTTATATCTAATCATGGGCGGTATCATCGGTTGGTTGGCCGGCCTAATCCTCGGGAAAGACATTCCTGGCGGCATCATCGGTAACATCATTGCAGGTATCATCGGTGCATGGCTAGGCGGCATGCTCTTAGGAGACATGGGACCAGTCATCTGGGACGTAGCAATCATCCCGGCATTGATCGGCGCATTGATCTTCGTCTTCGTTCTTAGCTTGATCCTTGGATCAATGAACAAAGGACGCAAACGCGCATAA
- a CDS encoding DinB family protein, protein MQNEENARIRHTILKKVESFDDNALNEKPSEGEWSAMQILDHLLKMEEAITAGVAKTAKKNERKKAMKKPIQLSVSRKVKVDAPNHTVPEEKFFTLKEMKEKLNESRNRLYEVYTHTDEETLQNNSMPHPVFGDVPLVQWFPFIGYHEKRHLIQLEETLRKIDEKKK, encoded by the coding sequence TTGCAAAACGAAGAAAACGCAAGAATACGCCATACCATCTTGAAGAAAGTCGAATCATTCGATGACAATGCGCTGAATGAAAAACCATCGGAAGGCGAATGGTCTGCCATGCAGATTTTGGATCATCTCCTTAAAATGGAGGAGGCGATTACAGCAGGCGTTGCAAAGACAGCGAAGAAAAACGAACGCAAGAAAGCCATGAAGAAACCGATCCAATTATCGGTCAGCCGCAAAGTGAAAGTTGACGCGCCAAATCATACGGTGCCTGAAGAGAAATTTTTTACCTTAAAGGAAATGAAAGAGAAGTTGAATGAATCAAGAAATCGCCTGTATGAAGTCTACACGCATACAGACGAAGAGACGCTCCAGAACAACTCCATGCCGCATCCTGTTTTTGGCGACGTGCCGCTTGTTCAATGGTTTCCATTTATCGGCTATCATGAGAAACGTCATCTAATTCAACTGGAAGAGACCTTAAGAAAAATCGATGAGAAAAAGAAATAG
- a CDS encoding DUF1659 domain-containing protein — protein sequence MAFSDFKNASMRLTFDNGLDEQGRLKRKVKAYQNVAEAATADGIFQAAQVLETFGTKPLMELEKISGSSIYQ from the coding sequence ATGGCATTCAGCGATTTTAAGAACGCGAGCATGCGCTTGACGTTCGATAACGGGCTTGACGAGCAAGGGCGCTTGAAGCGCAAAGTGAAAGCGTATCAGAACGTGGCGGAAGCGGCTACTGCCGATGGGATTTTCCAGGCAGCGCAAGTGTTGGAGACATTCGGCACGAAACCGCTTATGGAATTGGAGAAAATCTCCGGTTCAAGCATCTACCAATAA
- a CDS encoding HesB/YadR/YfhF family protein, translating to MHEIGSITKWKSSLGKRCGFSSAYGGAGLQPGFSLGVTKDSPYEAVVRLEEGDVLYFIEEADQWYFDEHDLHVTVDDALGELSYSYEPKKHDAKWRHASFYSNLFTFILVNLFS from the coding sequence ATGCACGAGATTGGTTCCATAACGAAATGGAAGTCGAGTCTGGGGAAGCGGTGCGGTTTTTCGTCCGCTTACGGAGGCGCCGGCCTACAGCCGGGCTTTTCACTTGGTGTCACGAAAGACAGCCCTTACGAAGCGGTGGTCCGCCTCGAAGAAGGGGACGTGCTGTACTTTATTGAAGAAGCCGACCAGTGGTATTTCGATGAACACGACCTGCACGTCACTGTGGACGATGCATTAGGTGAATTAAGTTATTCATACGAACCAAAGAAGCATGACGCCAAATGGCGTCATGCTTCTTTTTATTCAAATTTATTCACTTTCATTTTGGTTAATCTATTCAGTTGA
- a CDS encoding acyl-CoA thioesterase, whose product MYISEKEIEIRYAETDQMGVVYHANYLIWLELGRTQLIEDLGFTYAGMESQGFLSPVTDISIQYKAALRYGQKARVKTWVESHGRLRTTYGYEVLHEDGTLAAKATSEHVVVKKDNFRPVPLAKVAPEWDAKYKEVVRGAADGVRNPTT is encoded by the coding sequence ATGTACATAAGCGAGAAAGAAATTGAAATCCGCTACGCGGAAACGGATCAGATGGGCGTCGTCTATCACGCCAATTACTTGATCTGGCTCGAACTCGGGCGTACCCAATTGATCGAGGATCTCGGGTTTACGTACGCCGGGATGGAATCGCAAGGGTTCTTGTCTCCGGTGACGGATATCTCCATCCAATACAAAGCAGCGCTGCGCTACGGGCAGAAAGCACGCGTCAAGACCTGGGTGGAGTCTCACGGCCGCTTGCGGACCACATACGGCTACGAAGTGCTCCACGAAGATGGCACACTGGCCGCTAAAGCGACATCAGAGCATGTCGTGGTGAAAAAAGACAACTTCCGCCCAGTTCCGCTAGCCAAAGTGGCACCTGAATGGGATGCAAAATACAAGGAAGTGGTGAGGGGGGCAGCAGATGGCGTTCGGAATCCGACGACCTGA
- a CDS encoding cytochrome c biogenesis CcdA family protein yields MATDINLLLAFGAGFLSFISPCTLPLYPAFLSYITGMTMDEIKNDRKVMQRRGMFHTLFFLLGFSTIFIALGFSTSFFYEWFVRYDELIRQVGALFIIIFGLMIVGVFTPKFLMQDRKFSFKNRPSGFLGTFVIGLAFAAGWTPCTGPITAAIYALAAANPGSGIWYMLAYVLGFAIPFFVLSFFVTRLGWLRKHHSTIMKVGGFVMIAVGILLFFDGMTYIIRILSPIFGDFQGF; encoded by the coding sequence ATGGCAACCGATATTAATTTACTTTTGGCTTTCGGTGCCGGATTCTTGAGTTTCATCTCGCCATGTACATTGCCTTTGTATCCTGCCTTTTTATCTTATATTACGGGCATGACCATGGATGAGATTAAAAATGACCGAAAAGTAATGCAGCGCCGTGGAATGTTCCATACTTTATTTTTCCTATTGGGCTTTTCCACCATTTTCATCGCGTTGGGCTTCAGCACATCATTCTTTTATGAATGGTTCGTGCGCTACGATGAATTGATTCGCCAAGTGGGCGCATTGTTCATCATCATTTTCGGGCTGATGATCGTCGGTGTCTTTACGCCGAAATTCTTGATGCAAGACCGCAAGTTCTCATTCAAGAACCGGCCTTCCGGATTTTTAGGCACTTTCGTTATCGGCCTTGCGTTTGCGGCTGGCTGGACGCCATGCACCGGGCCGATCACAGCGGCGATTTATGCGCTCGCTGCGGCCAACCCCGGATCAGGCATCTGGTATATGCTCGCATACGTCCTCGGCTTTGCGATTCCATTTTTCGTTTTGTCGTTTTTCGTTACCCGTCTCGGCTGGCTGCGCAAGCATCACAGCACGATCATGAAAGTCGGCGGATTCGTCATGATTGCGGTAGGAATCTTGCTGTTCTTTGACGGCATGACGTACATCATCCGTATTTTGAGCCCGATTTTCGGGGATTTCCAAGGATTCTAA
- the parC gene encoding DNA topoisomerase IV subunit A, translated as MTQTERFQDLPLEEVIGDRFGRYSKYIIQDRALPDARDGLKPVQRRILYAMHHEGNTNDKAFRKSAKTVGNVIGNYHPHGDSSVYEAMVRLSQDWKIRHMLVEMHGNNGSMDGDSPAAMRYTEARLSAISGELLRDIEKRTVEFIPNFDDVDVEPTVLPARFPNLLVNGSTGISAGYATDIPPHALHEALDAVLMRIDKPDATIDELMTVIKGPDFPTGGIIQGVEGIKKAYETGRGKIVVRSKAAIEPLKGGKEQIVITEIPFEVNKASLIKKIDDHRFDRKLDGISEVRDESDRTGLRIVIELKKEVQAAGILNYLYKNTDLQISYNFNMVAIHHRRPTMMTLPTMLDAYIEHQKEVVTKRSEFDLQKASDRMHIVEGLIKALSILDKVIKTIRASKDKRDAKNNLIAKFEFSEAQAEAIVSLQLYRLTNTDITELEKEEESLRKLIAELTGILTSATKLKNLIKKELQAIRKKFAEPRRSEIEEKIEELTITREIMIPSEEVIVTVTKEGYVKRTSTRSHAASNGKDFAMKDSDHLLFEGNLNTQHTVLIFTTGGNFVFQPVNELPDIKWKDLGQHLSSIVTLDSNESVLAVFPFEDFEQDATILTVSKFGQVKRSALKDYQVQRYSRAIKTMNLKKGDDMIFAGLVTNETELFLATKMAYGVRFPLEEVPVTGLRTAGVKGLNLKEGDEAVSAVMIDAEQQPDLVLATQRGAAKKMKLTEFESGSRAKRGVIMLRELKSNPHRVVAVIGTTGKEEILLETAKGLRIPIAPGRLKAVDRYSNGSFIIDEATDGAVTAAYLVPVTE; from the coding sequence ATGACACAAACCGAACGTTTCCAAGATCTGCCCTTAGAAGAAGTCATCGGCGATCGGTTTGGCCGCTATAGTAAATACATCATTCAGGACCGCGCGCTGCCGGATGCCCGCGACGGGCTCAAACCGGTACAGCGCCGCATCCTCTATGCCATGCACCACGAAGGTAATACCAACGACAAAGCGTTCCGGAAATCCGCCAAGACGGTCGGGAACGTCATCGGCAACTATCATCCGCACGGCGATAGCTCCGTTTACGAAGCGATGGTGCGGCTCAGCCAGGACTGGAAAATCCGCCACATGCTCGTGGAAATGCACGGCAACAACGGCTCGATGGACGGGGATTCCCCGGCCGCGATGCGTTACACGGAAGCCCGGCTTTCCGCGATTTCCGGCGAATTGTTAAGAGACATCGAAAAACGCACCGTCGAATTCATCCCGAACTTCGACGATGTGGACGTCGAACCGACCGTCCTCCCGGCGCGTTTCCCGAACTTGCTCGTCAACGGCTCGACTGGGATCTCTGCTGGGTATGCAACCGACATCCCGCCGCATGCGCTGCACGAAGCACTCGATGCTGTCCTCATGCGCATCGACAAGCCGGATGCGACAATCGATGAATTGATGACCGTCATCAAAGGCCCGGATTTCCCGACCGGCGGCATCATCCAAGGCGTCGAAGGCATCAAAAAAGCCTATGAAACGGGACGCGGCAAAATCGTCGTCCGTTCGAAAGCGGCCATTGAACCGCTCAAGGGCGGCAAAGAACAGATCGTCATTACGGAAATCCCGTTCGAGGTGAACAAAGCGAGCCTTATCAAGAAAATTGATGACCACCGCTTCGACCGCAAACTCGACGGCATTTCCGAAGTGCGCGATGAATCCGACCGCACGGGTCTTCGCATCGTCATCGAATTGAAAAAAGAAGTGCAGGCAGCCGGCATCTTGAACTATTTGTACAAAAACACCGACCTGCAAATCAGCTATAACTTCAATATGGTGGCAATCCATCACCGCCGCCCGACGATGATGACCTTGCCGACGATGCTCGATGCCTATATCGAACACCAAAAAGAAGTCGTGACGAAACGCTCGGAATTCGACCTGCAAAAAGCGAGCGATCGCATGCACATCGTCGAAGGCTTGATCAAAGCGTTATCCATCCTCGATAAAGTGATCAAAACGATCCGTGCGTCCAAAGACAAACGCGATGCGAAAAACAATTTGATCGCGAAATTCGAGTTTTCGGAAGCGCAGGCAGAAGCGATTGTCTCCTTGCAGCTTTATCGACTGACGAATACCGATATCACCGAGCTCGAAAAAGAAGAGGAAAGCTTGCGCAAATTGATTGCAGAGCTGACTGGCATCTTGACGAGCGCGACAAAATTGAAAAACCTCATCAAAAAGGAATTGCAGGCAATTCGCAAGAAATTTGCCGAGCCGAGACGCTCCGAAATCGAGGAAAAGATCGAAGAATTGACCATTACGCGTGAAATCATGATTCCAAGCGAAGAAGTCATCGTCACCGTGACGAAAGAAGGCTACGTCAAACGGACGAGCACCCGCTCCCATGCGGCCTCGAACGGCAAGGATTTCGCCATGAAAGACAGCGATCATCTATTGTTCGAAGGCAATCTCAATACGCAGCATACCGTCTTGATCTTCACGACCGGTGGGAATTTCGTGTTCCAGCCCGTCAATGAACTGCCGGACATCAAATGGAAAGACCTCGGCCAGCATTTGTCGAGCATCGTCACATTGGATTCCAACGAATCGGTGCTCGCGGTATTCCCGTTCGAAGATTTTGAACAGGATGCGACCATTTTGACCGTCTCCAAATTCGGCCAAGTGAAGCGTTCGGCGCTGAAAGACTACCAGGTGCAGCGCTATTCACGCGCCATCAAGACGATGAACTTGAAAAAAGGCGACGACATGATCTTCGCAGGGCTCGTGACGAACGAAACCGAATTGTTCCTGGCCACGAAAATGGCGTACGGCGTTCGTTTCCCACTCGAAGAAGTGCCCGTAACAGGGCTGCGGACTGCCGGTGTTAAAGGCTTGAACTTGAAAGAAGGCGACGAAGCGGTGTCTGCGGTCATGATCGACGCGGAACAGCAGCCAGATCTTGTGCTCGCCACACAGCGCGGAGCCGCCAAAAAGATGAAACTAACGGAATTCGAAAGCGGCAGCCGTGCCAAACGCGGCGTCATCATGCTGCGGGAATTGAAATCCAATCCCCACCGTGTGGTTGCTGTCATCGGCACGACAGGAAAAGAAGAGATT
- a CDS encoding site-specific integrase, with product MPYGYEKYRLDNGISPNTVIHEVQLIRALFAFLRKTYKKSVEPHEIRPSDIQQFLLEQKEAGIKDSTLNRKLIYIRRWFDYMWQIGKIPNDFMPKFKLNHKLDLKPHDIEVDYGHLLEKKPDVLKSAKLPLNAKLLYVFYLRGLRLRDMVTIDIDNFLNDADGLHLDVEKKDGYHCTLHFDEHEEAVMEQGIERAKTRGTSFLLSSKVKDQFTNFQMGSLSDYTEALSEFVGAPMRSGDIRFAYVHHLYAVEHKNLEEIQEILGVSLESASRMLKDSLVRMKRQAHPPA from the coding sequence ATGCCATACGGTTATGAAAAATACAGATTGGATAACGGCATCAGCCCGAACACGGTTATCCATGAAGTCCAATTGATCCGCGCGCTTTTTGCCTTTTTGCGAAAGACCTATAAAAAATCGGTGGAGCCCCACGAAATCCGACCTTCCGACATTCAGCAATTCCTATTGGAGCAAAAAGAAGCCGGCATCAAAGACAGCACCTTGAATCGCAAATTGATCTACATCCGTCGCTGGTTCGATTATATGTGGCAGATCGGCAAAATCCCGAATGATTTCATGCCGAAATTCAAATTGAACCATAAGCTTGATTTAAAACCCCACGACATCGAAGTCGATTACGGGCATCTTTTGGAAAAGAAACCGGACGTGTTGAAGTCCGCTAAACTGCCACTCAATGCCAAGCTGCTTTACGTCTTCTACTTGAGAGGCTTGCGCCTTCGCGATATGGTGACAATCGATATCGATAATTTCCTGAATGACGCAGACGGCCTCCACCTGGACGTCGAAAAGAAAGACGGTTATCATTGCACGCTGCATTTCGATGAACACGAAGAAGCAGTGATGGAGCAAGGGATCGAACGGGCGAAAACGCGCGGCACATCCTTCCTGCTATCGTCGAAAGTGAAAGACCAATTTACCAATTTTCAGATGGGCTCCCTATCCGACTATACGGAAGCACTCTCCGAATTTGTCGGCGCCCCGATGCGTTCGGGTGATATCCGCTTCGCCTATGTCCACCATTTGTATGCGGTCGAACACAAGAATCTGGAGGAGATCCAGGAAATCCTCGGCGTCTCCCTCGAATCCGCTTCCCGCATGCTGAAGGATTCGCTCGTGCGCATGAAACGCCAAGCCCATCCACCCGCATAA
- a CDS encoding cysteine hydrolase family protein, with protein sequence MLVVDYTVDFVAQDGALTCGAPGQEIEEALCFITEQFLENDDFVVMPVDLHEEKDPYHPETKLFPPHNIKGTDGRKLYGRLQEVYDRHQEDIVWMDKTRYSAFAGTRLELMLRERSIEEVHIIGVCTDICVLHTAIDAYNEGFQIVIHESAVASFDDAGHRYAMRHFETILGAQIR encoded by the coding sequence TTGCTGGTAGTAGATTATACGGTGGACTTTGTCGCACAAGACGGTGCGTTGACATGCGGCGCACCCGGACAGGAAATCGAGGAGGCACTTTGCTTCATCACGGAGCAATTTCTCGAAAACGACGATTTTGTGGTCATGCCTGTTGATTTGCACGAGGAAAAAGATCCCTATCACCCCGAAACCAAGCTCTTCCCGCCCCACAACATCAAAGGAACGGATGGCCGCAAATTATACGGCCGTCTACAGGAAGTTTACGACCGCCATCAAGAGGACATCGTCTGGATGGATAAAACCCGCTATAGTGCGTTCGCTGGTACACGCCTTGAACTGATGCTGCGGGAACGCAGTATCGAAGAAGTCCATATCATCGGTGTCTGCACGGACATCTGCGTATTGCATACGGCGATTGACGCCTATAATGAAGGATTCCAAATCGTCATTCACGAATCAGCTGTTGCAAGCTTCGATGATGCCGGCCACCGCTATGCCATGCGGCACTTTGAAACTATTTTAGGCGCCCAAATACGATAA
- a CDS encoding thioredoxin family protein, whose protein sequence is METISSMDQFQQKIESSESFLLFVKTDHCSVCEGLKPQVEGLEPNASIPFYLVNAARVPEIAGQLMLFTAPVVILFKQGKEQLRFARFVRMDELESRLGELEAELNG, encoded by the coding sequence ATGGAAACCATTTCTTCAATGGATCAATTCCAACAGAAAATAGAAAGCAGCGAATCGTTTCTGCTATTCGTCAAAACCGACCATTGTTCAGTATGCGAAGGGCTGAAGCCGCAAGTCGAGGGATTGGAGCCGAATGCATCTATTCCATTCTACTTGGTGAATGCAGCGCGTGTTCCGGAAATCGCCGGGCAGTTGATGCTGTTTACGGCGCCTGTGGTCATCCTTTTCAAGCAAGGGAAAGAACAGCTGCGCTTTGCCCGTTTCGTGCGCATGGATGAGTTGGAGAGCCGCCTCGGCGAATTGGAGGCAGAATTGAATGGATGA
- a CDS encoding SCO family protein produces the protein MKWKWAVLLSALMLFLAACGADAVEDFNYTDHRGEQVSKQQLEGTPWLATFVFTNCETVCPPMTFNMADLQKEMEAKGLSDYKIIAFSVDPKEDTPEKMQEYLSHYPIPDESKWHLLTGYSQDEIAEFATENFKSLVKNDPNSDQVIHGTSFYLVDQQGEVVGNYDGFENVPTAEIIEDMQELAQ, from the coding sequence ATGAAGTGGAAATGGGCGGTGCTGCTGTCGGCGCTGATGCTGTTTCTCGCAGCATGCGGCGCGGATGCGGTCGAAGATTTCAATTACACCGACCACCGCGGCGAACAAGTAAGCAAACAGCAATTGGAAGGGACGCCTTGGCTGGCGACATTTGTCTTCACGAATTGTGAGACGGTGTGCCCGCCGATGACGTTCAATATGGCCGATTTGCAGAAGGAAATGGAAGCAAAGGGCTTGAGTGATTACAAGATTATCGCTTTCAGCGTAGACCCGAAAGAGGACACGCCGGAAAAAATGCAGGAATACTTGTCGCATTACCCGATTCCGGATGAAAGCAAATGGCATTTGCTGACCGGTTATTCACAGGATGAGATTGCGGAGTTTGCCACGGAGAATTTCAAATCCCTGGTCAAGAACGACCCGAACAGCGACCAGGTCATCCATGGCACTTCTTTTTACCTGGTCGATCAGCAAGGGGAAGTCGTCGGCAATTATGACGGCTTTGAGAATGTGCCGACAGCGGAAATCATCGAAGACATGCAGGAATTGGCGCAGTGA
- the mscL gene encoding large conductance mechanosensitive channel protein MscL, with the protein MWEDFKKFALKGNVLDLAIAVVIGAAFGKIVTSLVEDIIMPAVGILLGGFSVEDWTYTFNGAELRYGAFTQSVIDFFIIAFSIFLVIRLFTRMKRKKDVPAEEEPEVLDKKEELLIEIRDLLSKEKTGQ; encoded by the coding sequence ATGTGGGAAGATTTCAAGAAATTCGCCTTGAAAGGCAATGTGCTGGACTTGGCGATTGCGGTAGTCATCGGTGCGGCGTTCGGGAAGATTGTCACTTCGCTTGTCGAAGACATCATCATGCCGGCCGTGGGGATTCTGCTTGGCGGATTCAGTGTCGAGGATTGGACTTATACTTTTAATGGGGCAGAACTCCGCTATGGCGCATTCACGCAATCAGTCATCGACTTTTTCATCATTGCGTTCTCCATTTTCCTGGTGATCCGCTTGTTCACGCGCATGAAGCGCAAAAAAGATGTGCCGGCTGAGGAAGAACCGGAAGTGCTCGACAAGAAAGAAGAACTATTGATCGAAATCCGCGACCTTCTGTCAAAAGAAAAAACCGGCCAATGA
- the parE gene encoding DNA topoisomerase IV subunit B yields the protein MAKTNSNAYNEEAIQVLEGLDAVRKRPGMYIGSTDARGLHHLVYEIVDNSVDEALAGFGDRITVTIHEDNSISVRDYGRGMPTGMHRSGKPTPEVILTVLHAGGKFGQGGYKTSGGLHGVGASVVNALSSFLEVTIHRDGRKYRQRFENGGKPVTTLEEIGKTKESGTLIHFLPDESIFSVSKYNYDTLSERLRESAFLMKGMNIELIDERSQTGESFFYETGIKAFVEYLNEEKDVLHKVAYMEGQSDSLEVEFAFQFNDGYSETILSFVNNVRTRDGGTHETGAKAAMTRVFNDYARKINLLKDKDKNLEGSDIREGLAAIVSVRIPEALLQFEGQTKSKLGTSEARGAVDAVISQQLMYFLEENAEHSASLVRKAIRASQARLAARKAREDARNGKKRKKSDTLLSGKLTPAQSRNAKKNELYLVEGDSAGGSAKQGRDRTFQAILPLRGKVVNTEKAKLEEIMKNEEIATIIHAIGGGVSSDFSVDDIAYNKVIIMTDADTDGAHIQVLLLTFFYRYMKPLIEAGKVFIALPPLYKVSKGVGKKEVVDYAWTEADLDESIKKIGKGYMLQRYKGLGEMNADQLWETTMNPESRTLIRVTIEDGARAERRITTLMGDKVEPRRKWIENNVDFGLEDDSNILENDLIHAEEELV from the coding sequence ATGGCAAAAACGAACAGCAATGCATACAACGAAGAAGCGATCCAAGTTCTAGAAGGGCTGGATGCTGTACGCAAACGCCCAGGGATGTACATCGGTTCGACCGATGCCCGCGGGCTTCACCACTTGGTCTACGAAATCGTCGACAATTCCGTCGATGAAGCGCTTGCGGGATTTGGCGACCGCATCACGGTGACCATTCACGAAGACAATAGCATCAGCGTGCGCGATTATGGCCGCGGCATGCCCACCGGAATGCACAGAAGCGGCAAACCGACACCGGAAGTCATTTTGACGGTGCTCCATGCCGGCGGGAAATTCGGCCAGGGCGGCTACAAGACGAGCGGCGGGCTTCACGGCGTCGGCGCATCTGTCGTCAATGCCTTGTCGAGTTTTTTGGAAGTGACGATCCACCGCGACGGGCGCAAATACCGCCAGCGTTTTGAAAACGGCGGCAAACCCGTAACAACTTTGGAAGAGATCGGCAAAACGAAAGAATCGGGCACCTTGATTCACTTTCTGCCGGACGAAAGCATCTTTAGCGTATCCAAATACAATTACGACACGCTGAGCGAACGCTTGCGTGAATCCGCGTTCCTCATGAAAGGCATGAACATCGAGTTGATCGATGAGCGCAGCCAAACCGGCGAGAGCTTCTTTTATGAAACCGGTATCAAAGCCTTCGTCGAATACTTGAACGAAGAAAAAGACGTGCTCCACAAAGTGGCGTATATGGAAGGCCAGAGCGACAGCCTCGAAGTCGAATTTGCTTTCCAGTTCAACGACGGCTATTCCGAAACGATCCTGTCGTTCGTCAACAACGTCCGCACACGAGACGGCGGGACGCACGAAACCGGCGCAAAAGCGGCCATGACCCGTGTATTCAACGATTACGCACGCAAAATCAATTTATTGAAAGATAAAGACAAAAATCTCGAAGGCTCCGACATCCGCGAAGGCTTAGCGGCCATCGTCTCGGTGCGCATCCCGGAAGCTTTGCTGCAATTTGAAGGACAGACAAAAAGCAAACTCGGCACAAGCGAAGCCCGCGGTGCCGTTGATGCGGTGATCTCCCAGCAATTGATGTATTTCCTCGAGGAGAACGCCGAACACAGTGCATCACTCGTCCGCAAAGCAATACGGGCGTCTCAGGCGCGTCTCGCCGCACGAAAAGCGCGGGAAGATGCCCGAAATGGCAAAAAACGCAAGAAGTCCGATACTTTATTGTCCGGCAAATTGACGCCGGCGCAGTCGCGCAACGCCAAAAAGAACGAATTGTACCTAGTCGAGGGCGACTCGGCCGGCGGTTCGGCCAAGCAAGGCCGCGACCGGACATTCCAGGCGATCTTGCCGCTGCGCGGAAAAGTCGTCAATACCGAAAAAGCGAAACTGGAAGAAATCATGAAAAACGAAGAAATCGCCACCATCATCCACGCGATCGGCGGCGGCGTGTCTTCCGACTTCTCCGTAGACGACATCGCTTACAACAAAGTCATCATCATGACCGATGCCGATACCGACGGCGCGCATATCCAAGTGCTGCTGTTGACCTTCTTCTACCGCTACATGAAGCCGCTCATCGAAGCGGGTAAAGTATTTATCGCGCTGCCGCCGCTCTATAAAGTGTCCAAAGGCGTCGGCAAAAAAGAAGTCGTCGATTACGCCTGGACCGAAGCGGATCTTGACGAGTCGATCAAAAAAATCGGCAAAGGCTATATGCTCCAGCGCTATAAAGGTCTCGGGGAAATGAACGCCGACCAATTGTGGGAGACGACGATGAACCCGGAATCGCGCACCTTGATCCGTGTGACGATCGAAGACGGCGCGCGCGCCGAACGCCGCATCACGACTTTGATGGGCGATAAAGTCGAACCGCGCCGCAAATGGATCGAAAACAATGTCGACTTCGGTTTGGAAGACGACAGCAATATTCTAGAAAATGATTTGATTCACGCTGAGGAGGAACTCGTATGA